A window of the Cucurbita pepo subsp. pepo cultivar mu-cu-16 chromosome LG01, ASM280686v2, whole genome shotgun sequence genome harbors these coding sequences:
- the LOC111777657 gene encoding putative GEM-like protein 8, with protein MKITIQEHVLGAQMKSLGLARARFLADPSKHLHMSSSDDGYQSIKKYNGKDWILNRVHKNGRKPDNIIRALREHVKLGAKITETVKGKLSLGARIVRVGGVRKIYKKLFTVSEGEKLLKASQCYLSTTAGPMAGLLFISTHNIAFCSDKSIKFSSPNGEEHVRIHYKVVIPNEKVMRVNESENVKKASQKYIQIVTVDNFEFWFMGFLNYQSTFNSLQELQKR; from the exons atgaaaattacaatTCAAGAACATGTTCTTGGAGCTCAGATGAAGTCTTTGGGTCTTGCTCGAGCCAGATTTTTGGCTGATCCCTCCAAGCATCTCCATATGTCTTCTTCAGATGATGGGTATCAATCAATTAAGAAAT ATAATGGGAAAGATTGGATCTTGAATCGAGTCCACAAAAATGGGAGAAAACCCGACAATATCATCCGTGCACTCCGAGAACATG TGAAATTAGGGGCGAAGATCACAGAAACAGTAAAGGGAAAGTTGAGCTTAGGAGCAAGAATTGTAAGAGTTGGAGGAGTGAGGAAGATCTACAAGAAGCTATTCACAGTGAGTGAAGGAGAGAAGCTTTTGAAGGCATCACAATGCTATTTGTCAACAACAGCTGGGCCTATGGCTGGCCTTCTCTTCATTTCCACTCATAACATTGCCTTTTGCAGTGACAAATCCATCAAATTCTCTTCCCCAAATGGCGAAGAACATGTTAGAATTCACTATAAG GTTGTGATACCAAATGAGAAGGTGATGAGAGTAAATGAGAGTGAGAATGTGAAGAAAGCATCACAAAAGTACATACAAATAGTGACAGTGGACAATTTTGAGTTTTGGTTTATGGGGTTTCTGAATTATCAATCAACTTTCAACTCTCTTCAAGAA
- the LOC111807446 gene encoding putative GEM-like protein 8, translating into MKITIQEHVLGAQMKSLGLARARFLADPSKHLHMSSSDDGYQSIKKYNGKDWILNRVHKNGRKPDNIIRALREHVKLGAKITETVKGKLSLGARIVRVGGVRKIYKKLFTVSEGEKLLKASQCYLSTTAGPMAGLLFISTHNIAFCSDKPIKFSSPNGEEHVRIHYKWSQTVDD; encoded by the exons atgaaaattacaatTCAAGAACATGTTCTTGGAGCTCAGATGAAGTCTTTGGGTCTTGCTCGAGCCAGATTTTTGGCTGATCCCTCCAAGCATCTCCATATGTCTTCTTCAGATGATGGGTATCAATCAATTAAGAAAT ATAATGGGAAAGATTGGATCTTGAATCGAGTCCACAAAAATGGGAGAAAACCCGACAATATCATCCGTGCACTCCGAGAACATG TGAAATTAGGGGCGAAGATCACAGAAACAGTAAAGGGAAAGTTGAGCTTAGGAGCAAGAATTGTAAGAGTTGGAGGAGTGAGGAAGATCTACAAGAAGCTATTCACAGTGAGTGAAGGAGAGAAGCTTTTGAAGGCATCACAATGCTATTTGTCAACAACAGCTGGGCCTATGGCTGGCCTTCTCTTCATTTCCACTCATAACATTGCCTTTTGCAGTGACAAACCCATCAAATTCTCTTCCCCAAATGGCGAAGAACATGTTAGAATTCACTATAAG tGGTCACAAACAGTTGATGATTAG
- the LOC111780513 gene encoding transcription factor SRM1-like yields MTVDEKSKSSIWSRDQDKAFENALATYPEDAADRWEKIAADIAGRTVEEIKDHYKVLVDDVNQIESGLVPLPCYSFCSDGSPSDDTKKKGDHHGVDNSEPCSGNKAPRSDQERRKGTAWTEDEHRLFLLGLDKYGKGDWRSISRNFVVTRTPTQVASHAQKYFIRLNSMNKDRRRSSIHDITRVDNGDVSAHQGPITGEANSSGGGGGGGGSTSNSSKQPSQPPTGSFDVGIYSALAVEQPVGGPFGPAVATPVSTPPAAHTTYAVRSRVVNSLVPRPPVNMSSITY; encoded by the exons ATGACGGTGGACGAAAAGAGTAAGAGCTCGATTTGGAGCCGAGATCAGGACAAGGCGTTTGAGAATGCTCTAGCCACTTATCCAGAGGATGCTGCTGATCGTTGGGAGAAGATTGCGGCGGACATAGCTGGAAGAACAGTAGAAGAGATAAAAGATCATTACAAGGTGTTGGTTGATGATGTTAACCAAATTGAATCTGGATTGGTTCCTCTGCCGTGCTATAGCTTTTGTTCTGATGGGTCTCCAAGTGATGATACTAAAAAGAAGGGAGACCACCATGGGGTTGATAATAGTGAACCTTGTTCTGGAAATAAAGCTCCAAGATCTGACCAAGAGCGTAGAAAGGGGACTGCATGGACAGAAGATGAGCACAG ACTATTTCTTCTGGGTTTGGATAAATATGGAAAAGGAGATTGGCGAAGTATTTCCCGGAACTTTGTGGTGACGAGAACACCGACTCAAGTGGCAAGCCATGCACAAAAGTACTTCATTCGTCTGAACTCGATGAACAAAGACAGAAGGCGGTCGAGCATCCATGATATCACCCGTGTCGATAATGGAGATGTATCTGCACATCAAGGACCAATTACTGGTGAAGCAAATAGTtctggaggaggaggaggaggaggaggctcTACCAGCAACTCCTCCAAACAGCCATCTCAACCACCTACTGGATCATTCGATGTCGGGATATACAGCGCTCTAGCCGTCGAGCAGCCCGTAGGAGGTCCCTTTGGTCCGGCAGTTGCCACTCCGGTTAGTACTCCTCCAGCAGCACATACGACATATGCAGTCAGATCCCGTGTAGTGAACTCACTGGTTCCTAGACCACCAGTGAATATGAGCTCCATAACATATTAA